The Ipomoea triloba cultivar NCNSP0323 chromosome 13, ASM357664v1 genomic interval TTGGTACActcaaaataaagaaacaagtatGGTAATAATGAAATTGAACAGCCTTAGAAAAAACTCAACAGACTCAAAAAGCTCTCAAATCTACCAAAACAATTGATGAATGGCAAAACAAGGATTTGAAAATTTCCATTGACATTGGAAGGAAAGATCAAGAAACAAGCTTGCAAAAAGTACTATTTTCCTATAATTCATGGACTAAATTTgtcatttctcttttttttttttttttttttttaaagatagaCTAAAAAgaatcaaacaaataaaatgagacGAAAAGAGTGGCTAAACTAACATCCTCACAGATGATGCAATGGCTTGCAACTCATCTGCAGTAACTTTCTTCCACTCACCACCAATCATCAGACATCCTTCTATACCTGCTGCAGATGTGTCATGGCTGCTTTCTGTCTCTGCCATCTCTCGATCGATTGGGTGAGCGGGAAGCTCAGCTTCCCTCATTTTCTTATGATGGGAATTGTCTAAACATTCAATAGCAGATTCAGCCACCCTCTTGCTGTGATTTTCATTTGATACTTGGcattcttttggatttgatGATTTGGAAACTTCGGTGCAATTAGCATTGCAATCAAGAATAGGTAGGCGGCCTGAAGAACTGAAAGCATGAGGTAACATACCTATAGGACATGGTCTCCAATTATCTGTGACAACCCATTGTCTACGAACACCGGCATGGTTTTGAGTTTTGTTTACCTTGTTGCTCTTCATTGATTTTAGTTTAATCAACTGAAGCTTCTTTCCAGCTTGACTAAGGGATTCTTCTTGCCTGGAGAGGAAGCTTTCTGAATGTACATTAGGAGAGTCTGATTCATTAACATCTGCATCAAATACGCTCAGCAAAGAGAGCGTTTTAAGTTTATCACGTAAAGAGTTCTTCCCCATTAGACGTGCAAGAACTATGGATGAAGCCATCAGTTGCTTGTTGCCATGAGAGGACAACACGAGGCATTTGCATAAAAGGTCCTGTAGGGTAGCCTTGGCCAGAATTTGGTTATTTGAAGAATCTCCAGTTTCTGATACAGATCTTTTCTCATGTACATGCCTCAGGGTCTTCAGATTTTCAATTAGCCATTCAAACAGGTAAGAAAGCAGTTGAATTTGGCGAGGCACTGTTACATTATCCAATGAATGGCAGTCACCTAATCAAGATCCAGAGTCCAGACAatgaaaataaactaaaatcaGTATTATGACAAAGCCCCTATGAAccaccaaaagaaaaaagaatatagaaaaacaaaaaataaaaaaacaattcaaaagATGACATAAAACGAATACAGATCTATCCTCTCATCATCTTCCTGCTAGTCACAAAAATCCTCACTATACTCCAAAAGAGGAAGCAACCCTGAGAAGTGTTCAGGCTCCTATATGGAAGCTATGGATAAGTAGTTACTTACCACTTAGCAATTCTGTGGCTCCATGTATCTCAATTTTATCAAGGATTCCTCTAAGAAGTGTAATAAGCAAGTCTGGTGCTTTATTAGACAATTTTGTGATGACTGGTTTCCAGTGATCAAATACAGCATGCATACTAATGTTTCCTTGGATAGTTTGACCAGAATCTGATCCATCAGCTAAATGCAAGGAATCTAATGCCTTAAGCAACAGTTCCAAAAGCACTGACACCACTTCTGAAGACGACGAAGAATACAACCGAAGAATATATTTCAAAGATTTGGTAACCTGTTTCTTAGGACCTGAAACATACACCCATACAATGGGCAAAAATTATAATCATCTGTAAAACATATGGAGACATTTTCCAAAGACAATAAGCAGAATAAAGTCCAGTCTGCATGCCCAACCAAACAGATATTATAATACAACCTTGCTTGCCTAGACCAACATTTAATTGATTATAAGTAAACATAAAAAGAGAGGTTGATAGCAATAGTACTTTGTACTGGAGAGCAGAATAGCTTTTAAACAATCTTTAAATAGTTTGCATCTCTCATTGATATTGCAAGGCTACATATATGTCTTTCTAATTAACAGGAGTATTGAGTATAGGTGACACTGCCTCACAAAAAGTGAAATGGGGTGTACttacccaaaataataataataataataataataataataatgtgaaaaGGAGTAAGGCACTCCAATTCTAACTTTTTTCCAGCAAAGGGGTTAACGGATGCATAAATTCTCTACAAGAATATATCTCACAGTGATAGCTATTGATTATACATAGAGCAAAAACCTTTGCAATTTGAAAATAACATGTCAACACTGAATTTGGAAATTGGGATTTCAAAATTCCAAGTTTCTGCAATGCCATGTATTTTTTCATTTCCTTCTCTTCAATGAAAGTTGATTCTCCCATATCCTTATTTGCAcccaaattcttcttccaatCATCAATTCAACCTCCATATAACATGCATATATAGGAAGAACCTATTCTTTGGTTCTTAGACgtgtatattaattatttataatacaatGTAATATTGGAACTTTAAATCATACCACAAAGCTCTGTAATCGTCAAAGCTTGTACCATAGACATGGAcctaaaatatatattccaccTCGACTGAAAGATTAGCTATTACTCCTATTAGTGAGGACACacatttactattttatatGTATCCTCAACATGTCCCCTCACATGTGAGAAGATTCTTGTTTTTAATGGGCTAACCATGTGGAAATATTTTGATGATGTATGGCATGTAAAAATTCAAATCCAGGACCATTTGGCTGCTTAATTCCATATTAAATTACGTGCTCATCTTAACTATATGCTTAAGCTATTACTGAAGATACACaattaatatttcatattcATCCTCAACCAGTCCAATAACTAAAATGCACTAGGCAAGTACAATAAATTTGAAACATCCAGCAAAATTTCATGTAGCATTGTA includes:
- the LOC116000916 gene encoding protein LAS1 isoform X2, producing MESLLGFKESYLNDVEDQKSQGLKLVPWLTWEEWSFIGDSLFSSSPLSVDSALRRISTWRNRGCIPVAVDVTASIIEIQQKDPYFRDDVPKRVQLSEGMLAMLYSMAITRLVNGVIEKNRKKNELSIAEAAYAIGIPRMLIDVRHEGSHRDLPSLQLVRLASTKALRWLQSYYWEPQKSAIQSSQPTKLQKETSDRLNELAFYLKEIQTARSSSLAKENRPKKQVTKSLKYILRLYSSSSSEVVSVLLELLLKALDSLHLADGSDSGQTIQGNISMHAVFDHWKPVITKLSNKAPDLLITLLRGILDKIEIHGATELLSGDCHSLDNVTVPRQIQLLSYLFEWLIENLKTLRHVHEKRSVSETGDSSNNQILAKATLQDLLCKCLVLSSHGNKQLMASSIVLARLMGKNSLRDKLKTLSLLSVFDADVNESDSPNVHSESFLSRQEESLSQAGKKLQLIKLKSMKSNKVNKTQNHAGVRRQWVVTDNWRPCPIGMLPHAFSSSGRLPILDCNANCTEVSKSSNPKECQVSNENHSKRVAESAIECLDNSHHKKMREAELPAHPIDREMAETESSHDTSAAGIEGCLMIGGEWKKVTADELQAIASSVRMLV
- the LOC116000916 gene encoding protein LAS1 isoform X1; the encoded protein is MESLLGFKESYLNDVEDQKSQGLKLVPWLTWEEWSFIGDSLFSSSPLSVDSALRRISTWRNRGCIPVAVDVTASIIEIQQKDPYFRDDVPKRVQLSEGMLAMLYSMAITRLVNGVIEKNRKKNELSIAEAAYAIGIPRMLIDVRHEGSHRDLPSLQLVRLASTKALRWLQSYYWEPQKSAIQSSQPTKLQKETSDRLNELAFYLKEIQTARSSSLAKENRVRHPGQFFGFNKFLPFVAGKPSFSKSSGPKKQVTKSLKYILRLYSSSSSEVVSVLLELLLKALDSLHLADGSDSGQTIQGNISMHAVFDHWKPVITKLSNKAPDLLITLLRGILDKIEIHGATELLSGDCHSLDNVTVPRQIQLLSYLFEWLIENLKTLRHVHEKRSVSETGDSSNNQILAKATLQDLLCKCLVLSSHGNKQLMASSIVLARLMGKNSLRDKLKTLSLLSVFDADVNESDSPNVHSESFLSRQEESLSQAGKKLQLIKLKSMKSNKVNKTQNHAGVRRQWVVTDNWRPCPIGMLPHAFSSSGRLPILDCNANCTEVSKSSNPKECQVSNENHSKRVAESAIECLDNSHHKKMREAELPAHPIDREMAETESSHDTSAAGIEGCLMIGGEWKKVTADELQAIASSVRMLV